One part of the Desulfuromonas sp. genome encodes these proteins:
- the glp gene encoding gephyrin-like molybdotransferase Glp, which produces MPTSFEDARSLILDHIEPLPSETVPLLESLGRALAAPLDAPLELPRFDNSAMDGYAVRSEDCRPGVRLTVCGTIPAGGRPEPAVPVGGAVKIMTGAPTPPGCDAIVPFEETDSGEELVTLYGPVNKGDHIRYRGEDIALGSRVLAAGATLRPPEISLLASFGCQSVEVVRRAKVAILSTGDELVEVGEPLDERTVVNSNSWSLAASVKELGGEPVMLGIARDNRDSLLEKLSEGLQYDALITSAGVSAGDRDLVREVLDELGVKQHFWKVDIKPGRPTAFASREAVPVFALPGNPVSTMITFEEFVRPALLQMMGHRAVLKPLIKVALAEATRKKPGRVQFMRVAVSSGPDGLRMVSSGDQNTGILGTMLRANAIAVLPAERDDFAAGEAVDVHLLGPAAALLAS; this is translated from the coding sequence ATGCCGACCTCGTTTGAAGATGCACGAAGCCTGATCCTCGATCACATCGAGCCGCTGCCGAGCGAGACGGTTCCGCTGCTCGAGTCCCTCGGTCGCGCCCTCGCCGCGCCGCTCGACGCGCCGCTCGAGCTGCCGCGCTTCGACAACTCGGCGATGGACGGCTACGCGGTGCGCAGCGAAGACTGCCGGCCGGGCGTGCGCCTCACGGTCTGCGGCACCATCCCGGCCGGCGGGCGTCCCGAACCGGCGGTGCCGGTCGGCGGCGCGGTGAAGATCATGACCGGCGCCCCCACTCCCCCGGGGTGCGACGCGATCGTCCCCTTCGAGGAGACCGACTCCGGCGAGGAGCTCGTGACTCTATATGGCCCCGTGAACAAGGGCGACCACATCCGCTATCGCGGCGAGGATATCGCCCTCGGCAGCCGGGTTCTTGCGGCGGGCGCCACCCTGCGCCCCCCCGAGATCAGCCTGCTCGCCTCCTTCGGCTGCCAGAGCGTCGAGGTGGTGCGCCGCGCCAAAGTAGCGATCCTCTCCACCGGCGACGAACTGGTCGAGGTCGGCGAACCGCTCGACGAGCGGACGGTCGTCAACAGCAACTCCTGGTCGCTCGCCGCGTCGGTCAAGGAGCTCGGCGGCGAGCCGGTGATGCTCGGCATCGCCCGCGACAACCGCGACAGCCTCCTCGAGAAACTGAGCGAGGGTCTGCAGTACGACGCCCTGATCACCTCGGCGGGAGTGAGCGCCGGCGACCGCGACCTGGTGCGCGAGGTGCTCGACGAGCTCGGGGTGAAGCAGCACTTCTGGAAGGTCGACATCAAGCCGGGGCGCCCGACCGCTTTCGCCAGCCGCGAGGCGGTGCCGGTCTTCGCCCTGCCGGGCAACCCGGTCTCGACCATGATCACTTTTGAGGAGTTCGTGCGCCCGGCGCTGCTTCAGATGATGGGCCACCGCGCCGTACTCAAGCCGCTGATCAAGGTCGCCCTCGCCGAGGCGACCCGCAAAAAGCCGGGGCGCGTGCAGTTCATGCGGGTGGCGGTCTCCTCGGGTCCGGACGGGCTGCGCATGGTCAGCAGCGGCGACCAGAACACCGGCATCCTGGGCACCATGCTGCGCGCCAACGCCATCGCCGTCCTGCCGGCCGAGCGCGACGACTTCGCCGCCGGCGAAGCGGTCGACGTCCACCTGCTCGGCCCGGCCGCCGCGCTGCTCGCCTCGTGA